The following coding sequences are from one Salmo trutta chromosome 36, fSalTru1.1, whole genome shotgun sequence window:
- the LOC115175311 gene encoding tumor necrosis factor-like, with protein MEGDCSRVTVDLENGPVYPSPIVTLVREKPTRQWRLCGALLAMALCVSAALFITWQKQDHTEKPDELQHMLRQLSENRKAAIHLEGEYNPSGAYKSSVEWTDDEGQGFSQGGLKLNNNEIVIPQTGLYFIYSQASFHVSCKANPKHPNEDMVHLSNTVKRWSPSYGTEDNKVYQTLLNSVRTVCKKSSNGEAASEGKWYNAVYVGAVFSLERGDRLRTVTENRLLPHLESGAGKNFFGVFAL; from the exons ATGGAAGGTGATTGCAGCAGAGTGACGGTAGACTTGGAGAATGGCCCTGTGTACCCTTCACCGATCGTGACCCTGGTACGGGAGAAGCCCACACGACAGTGGAGGCTGTGTGGTGCCCTGCTGGCAATGGCACTGTGTGTCTCAGCTGCACTTTTCATTACCTGGCAG AAACAAGATCACACCGAGAAACCTGATG aACTTCAGCATATGTTGAGACAACTCTCTGAAAACAGAAAGGCTGCCATTCATTTAGAAG GTGAATACAACCCCAGTGGAGCGTACAAGTCCTCAGTGGAGTGGACAGACGACGAGGGCCAGGGATTCTCACAGGGGGGTCTTAAACTCAACAACAACGAGATTGTGATCCCCCAGACGGGTCTATACTTCATCTACAGCCAGGCTTCTTTCCACGTCAGCTGCAAGGCCAACCCCAAACATCCTAACGAGGACATGGTTCACCTGAGTAACACGGTCAAGCGCTGGTCCCCAAGCTACGGCACCGAAGACAACAAGGTTTACCAGACGCTGCTCAACTCTGTACGCACCGTGTGTAAGAAGTCTTCCAACGGCGAGGCTGCGAGTGAAGGGAAGTGGTATAATGCAGTGTATGTGGGAGCAGTGTTCAGCCTGGAGAGGGGAGACAGGCTCCGGACAGTCACAGAGAACAGGCTTCTGCCCCATCTGGAGAGTGGCGCTGGGAAGAACTTCTTTGGCGTGTTCGCCTTGTAA